A window of Mycolicibacterium fluoranthenivorans contains these coding sequences:
- a CDS encoding sensor histidine kinase: protein MRLTVQGWQNLVLSVMGVVVLSGAVGGALLMSRTDQVSGELIDHIQPARVAAYELQAALRDQETAVRGYAIAADAQFLAPYQEGQRNEAASAQVIRDLLAGHDEFIGDLDAIERAALEWRAGYAEPLIASVTPGRPVVVDSGTAERGKGEFDGLRTLFDVQNAHLGQARNAAIDELNWVRHWRDGVLVAMVLAFFVMAVLLAVVVRNAVTRPLGRLAASCRRITDGNFGERIIPQGPSDIRAIAAGVEDMRQRIVEELAVSQAARDSLDEQAEELRRSNAELEQFAYVASHDLQEPLRKVASFCQLLEKRYGDKLDERGTEYIAFAVDGAKRMQVLINDLLTFSRVGRLNATHTEVDLDAALESALKNLAAAVDESGAQVIRPPEPLPLVDGDPTLLAMLWQNLIGNAIKFRREGVAPGVDVECREGSGETAGYWVFTVSDNGIGIGAEFVDKVFVIFQRLHGRDAYSGTGIGLALCKKIVEHHGGLIWIDTSYTGGTRFVFTLPITPATEPNPIPEVVVLEGHRE from the coding sequence GTGAGGCTTACCGTCCAGGGCTGGCAGAACCTGGTGCTGTCGGTGATGGGCGTGGTGGTCCTGTCCGGCGCCGTCGGCGGGGCGTTGCTGATGAGCCGGACCGACCAGGTCTCCGGCGAGCTCATCGATCACATCCAGCCCGCCCGAGTCGCCGCGTACGAACTGCAGGCGGCGCTGCGCGACCAGGAAACGGCCGTGCGGGGCTACGCGATCGCCGCCGACGCGCAATTCCTGGCGCCTTACCAAGAGGGGCAACGCAATGAGGCGGCATCGGCCCAAGTCATTCGAGACCTGCTGGCCGGCCATGACGAGTTCATCGGGGATCTGGACGCGATCGAACGCGCGGCTCTCGAGTGGCGGGCCGGCTACGCGGAGCCGCTCATCGCGAGTGTCACTCCGGGGCGACCCGTCGTCGTCGACAGCGGCACCGCGGAGCGGGGCAAGGGCGAATTCGACGGCTTACGCACGCTTTTCGATGTCCAGAACGCTCACCTCGGACAGGCGCGCAACGCGGCGATCGACGAACTGAACTGGGTTCGGCACTGGCGCGACGGCGTCCTGGTCGCGATGGTGTTGGCCTTCTTCGTGATGGCGGTGCTGCTGGCGGTGGTGGTGCGCAACGCCGTGACCCGGCCACTGGGCCGGCTGGCGGCGTCCTGCCGCAGGATCACCGATGGGAACTTCGGTGAGCGCATCATCCCGCAGGGGCCCAGTGATATTCGGGCGATTGCCGCCGGCGTGGAAGATATGCGGCAGCGGATCGTGGAGGAACTGGCGGTGTCGCAAGCGGCACGTGACTCCCTCGACGAGCAGGCCGAGGAACTGCGACGCTCCAATGCCGAGCTCGAGCAGTTCGCCTATGTGGCCTCCCATGATCTGCAGGAGCCGTTGCGCAAGGTCGCCTCCTTCTGTCAGCTGCTGGAAAAGCGCTACGGGGACAAGCTCGACGAACGAGGTACCGAGTACATCGCCTTCGCGGTGGACGGCGCCAAACGCATGCAGGTGCTGATCAACGACCTGCTCACGTTCTCGCGGGTGGGCAGACTCAACGCCACACATACCGAGGTCGATCTCGACGCGGCACTGGAATCGGCGCTGAAGAATCTCGCGGCGGCCGTCGACGAATCGGGCGCGCAGGTGATCCGCCCGCCGGAACCCCTACCGCTGGTGGATGGTGACCCCACGCTGCTGGCGATGCTCTGGCAGAACTTGATCGGCAATGCCATCAAGTTCCGCCGCGAGGGTGTCGCTCCCGGTGTCGACGTCGAGTGCCGGGAAGGCAGCGGCGAGACCGCGGGCTACTGGGTGTTCACGGTGTCGGACAACGGCATCGGGATCGGGGCCGAGTTCGTGGACAAGGTCTTCGTCATCTTCCAGCGGTTGCACGGACGGGACGCCTACTCCGGCACCGGTATCGGGCTCGCTCTGTGCAAGAAGATCGTCGAACACCATGGTGGGCTCATCTGGATCGACACCTCGTACACGGGCGGAACCCGCTTCGTCTTCACCCTGCCCATCACCCCCGCCACCGAGCCGAACCCCATCCCAGAAGTCGTCGTGTTGGAAGGACATCGCGAATGA
- a CDS encoding NAD(P)/FAD-dependent oxidoreductase, whose amino-acid sequence MVSSRTKVLIVGGGFGGLFCARRLGKVDVDVVLLDRAACHVFQPLLYQCATGTLSIGQISRSLREELARHTNVTTLLGEAIDLDTDARVLTARRPDETTFTLDYDVLVVAVGMRQAYFGNDEFARWAPGMKTLDDALGIRRRLFGAFEMAETLPPGPERDSWLTFAIAGGGPTGVELAGQIREMATRALAHEFHSIEPEDARVLLFDGGSCVLSSFAPSLTDKATLALEQLGVELHMGVHVTDVRQDGVTVTPKNGGPAEDHPARTVLWTAGVEAVPFARRLAEVTGAPADRAGRIAVEPDLSVPGHPEIFVIGDLVGRDQLPGVAENAMQGGLHAAASIRRELAGKPRRPFRYRDLGSAAYISRGHALLQAGPVRLAGFLGWLGWGFIHIAFLTGVENRISTVATWLATIARARRTDRTFILGGTTSPEHPYTWLKTFHPNMLPVAQAPVDQQP is encoded by the coding sequence ATGGTGTCTTCGAGGACCAAGGTGTTGATCGTCGGCGGTGGGTTCGGCGGCTTGTTCTGTGCGCGGCGGCTCGGGAAGGTCGACGTCGATGTCGTCCTGCTGGACCGGGCCGCCTGCCACGTGTTCCAACCGCTGCTCTACCAATGCGCCACCGGGACACTCAGCATCGGTCAGATCAGCCGCTCACTGCGCGAAGAACTGGCCCGGCACACCAACGTGACGACACTGCTGGGCGAGGCGATCGACCTCGACACCGACGCCCGGGTACTCACTGCCCGCAGGCCCGACGAGACCACCTTCACCTTGGACTATGACGTGCTCGTCGTCGCGGTGGGCATGCGCCAGGCCTATTTCGGCAACGACGAGTTCGCCCGATGGGCGCCGGGCATGAAGACGCTCGACGACGCCCTGGGCATCCGACGCCGGCTGTTCGGCGCCTTCGAGATGGCCGAGACGCTGCCACCCGGACCCGAGCGCGACAGCTGGCTGACCTTCGCGATCGCCGGCGGAGGCCCCACCGGGGTGGAACTGGCCGGCCAGATCCGTGAGATGGCCACCCGCGCGCTCGCGCACGAGTTCCACAGCATCGAACCCGAGGACGCCCGGGTGCTGTTGTTCGACGGCGGGAGTTGTGTGCTGAGCAGCTTCGCCCCGAGCCTCACCGACAAGGCCACCCTGGCATTGGAGCAGCTGGGCGTCGAACTGCACATGGGTGTGCACGTCACCGACGTCCGGCAGGACGGTGTCACGGTGACGCCCAAGAACGGCGGACCGGCAGAGGACCATCCGGCCCGGACCGTGCTGTGGACGGCGGGTGTCGAGGCGGTGCCCTTCGCCCGCCGGCTCGCCGAGGTCACCGGCGCCCCTGCCGACCGGGCCGGCCGCATCGCGGTCGAACCCGATCTGTCGGTGCCCGGCCATCCAGAGATCTTCGTCATCGGCGATCTCGTGGGTCGCGATCAGCTGCCCGGTGTCGCCGAGAATGCGATGCAGGGCGGACTGCACGCGGCCGCATCGATCCGCCGCGAACTCGCGGGAAAACCGCGCCGCCCCTTCCGCTATCGCGATCTGGGGTCGGCGGCCTATATCAGCCGGGGACATGCACTGCTCCAAGCCGGACCGGTACGCCTGGCCGGGTTCCTCGGCTGGCTGGGATGGGGTTTCATCCACATCGCCTTCCTCACCGGGGTCGAGAACCGGATCAGCACGGTGGCCACCTGGCTCGCCACCATCGCCCGGGCACGCCGCACCGACCGGACGTTCATCCTGGGCGGCACCACCTCTCCCGAACACCCGTACACGTGGCTGAAAACCTTCCACCCCAACATGCTTCCGGTGGCCCAGGCGCCCGTCGACCAACAGCCGTGA
- a CDS encoding ATP-binding protein has protein sequence MPERAAVVRQEFSDWLHQEFSVDATKASDIVLAVNEALANAAEFAYLDATPGVMHLEADHDRRLETLTVAISDEGSWRTKDPSIANPARGRGIPLMHALADRADIDPDPAGTRVRLQWDHIGALIGGRSDVTAAAAGPPERRTRRSAEPHS, from the coding sequence GTGCCCGAGCGCGCGGCCGTTGTACGCCAGGAGTTCTCGGACTGGTTGCACCAAGAGTTCAGTGTGGACGCCACGAAAGCGAGCGATATCGTGCTCGCCGTCAACGAGGCCTTGGCCAACGCCGCGGAGTTCGCCTACCTCGACGCCACACCCGGAGTGATGCACCTCGAGGCGGACCACGATCGACGACTGGAGACACTGACCGTGGCGATCTCCGATGAGGGTTCGTGGCGGACCAAGGATCCCAGCATCGCCAATCCTGCTCGCGGACGCGGCATCCCGTTGATGCACGCGCTGGCCGACCGGGCCGATATCGATCCGGATCCAGCCGGGACCCGGGTGCGCTTGCAGTGGGACCACATCGGCGCGTTGATCGGCGGCCGGTCCGATGTCACCGCTGCGGCAGCCGGACCACCTGAACGAAGAACTCGTCGATCTGCCGAACCGCATTCATGA
- a CDS encoding HAD family hydrolase, whose product MRPASSDVPAVLFDVDGTLVDSNYVHVHAWIRAFEVEDQPVSAWRVHRSIGMDGDALLRTLARGTDDAVRERLKDHHSQFYREMASMLTVLPGARDLLHRVSDLGIQVVLATSAPEDELMLLRRVLDCDDVISMVTSSRDVDIAKPDPGIVHLALERAGVSASGAVFVGDSTWDALAARRAGVVTIGLRSGGVGTCELDCAGAAVIYDDPRDLLDHLDESPIAALTAPDSAPASP is encoded by the coding sequence ATGCGGCCGGCTTCTTCGGACGTTCCCGCGGTGTTGTTCGACGTCGACGGCACGCTGGTGGACTCCAATTACGTCCACGTGCACGCGTGGATTCGCGCCTTCGAGGTCGAGGATCAACCGGTGTCGGCGTGGCGGGTGCACCGCAGTATCGGCATGGATGGCGATGCCTTGCTGCGCACCCTGGCCCGTGGCACCGATGACGCCGTGCGCGAACGACTCAAAGACCATCACAGTCAGTTCTACCGTGAGATGGCTTCCATGTTGACCGTGCTGCCCGGAGCACGCGATCTGCTGCACCGGGTGTCCGACCTGGGCATCCAGGTGGTGCTGGCGACCTCGGCTCCGGAAGACGAACTGATGCTGCTGCGCCGGGTGCTCGACTGCGACGACGTGATCTCGATGGTCACCTCGTCGCGGGACGTCGACATCGCCAAACCGGATCCCGGCATTGTGCACCTGGCTCTGGAGCGTGCCGGTGTCAGCGCGTCCGGTGCGGTGTTCGTCGGTGATTCGACGTGGGATGCCCTGGCGGCACGGCGAGCCGGTGTCGTCACCATCGGGCTGCGCAGCGGCGGGGTGGGAACGTGCGAATTGGATTGTGCCGGCGCGGCGGTCATCTACGACGATCCGCGGGATCTGCTCGACCATCTCGACGAGAGCCCGATCGCGGCCCTGACTGCTCCTGATTCGGCGCCGGCGTCACCCTGA
- a CDS encoding STAS domain-containing protein, with amino-acid sequence MTSQPDPSAASCTVEEKRIGDVSVVAVTGTLDMLTAPQLEAAIAAAAAAAPQAVVVDLGAVDFLASAGMGLLVAAHGDLTPTVAFAVVADGPATSRPLKLVGIADVVDVFATLDEALSALTT; translated from the coding sequence ATGACTAGCCAGCCAGACCCGTCAGCGGCCAGCTGCACAGTCGAGGAGAAGCGGATAGGTGACGTGAGTGTGGTCGCGGTGACCGGGACCCTCGACATGCTCACCGCACCGCAACTGGAAGCGGCAATCGCCGCTGCGGCGGCGGCAGCGCCTCAGGCGGTGGTGGTGGACCTGGGTGCGGTGGATTTCCTGGCGTCGGCCGGCATGGGCCTACTGGTGGCCGCGCACGGCGACCTGACACCGACCGTAGCCTTCGCCGTGGTTGCGGACGGACCCGCGACGAGCAGACCCCTCAAACTGGTCGGGATCGCCGACGTCGTCGATGTGTTCGCCACACTTGACGAAGCTCTCAGCGCGCTGACGACATAA
- a CDS encoding RNA polymerase sigma factor, with translation MTTKQPFISVVSDHGATVLRVCRVIVGPVDADDAWSETFLSALKAYPDLPTEANVEAWLVTIAHRKAVDIIRHRSRHAVPTDDLPDRPIPPPDVDGRCDLADALNRLSPKQKQAVAYHYLAGLPYTEVGAIIGSSPEAARRSASDGIAALRRTFASTPATPGTKGQHT, from the coding sequence GTGACGACCAAGCAGCCCTTCATCTCGGTGGTCTCCGATCACGGCGCCACCGTGCTACGGGTCTGTCGGGTCATCGTCGGTCCCGTCGACGCCGACGATGCCTGGTCGGAGACCTTTCTGTCCGCGTTGAAGGCTTACCCCGACCTACCGACCGAAGCGAACGTCGAGGCCTGGCTGGTGACCATCGCCCACCGCAAGGCCGTCGACATCATCCGGCACCGGTCACGGCACGCCGTTCCCACCGACGACCTCCCGGACCGACCCATCCCGCCGCCCGACGTCGACGGTCGCTGCGATCTCGCGGACGCGCTGAACCGACTGTCGCCGAAGCAGAAGCAAGCCGTGGCGTACCACTACCTGGCCGGTCTGCCGTACACCGAAGTGGGAGCCATCATCGGCAGCAGCCCCGAGGCCGCACGCCGTTCGGCATCCGACGGTATCGCCGCACTGCGGCGCACCTTCGCGAGCACACCCGCCACACCTGGCACGAAAGGACAGCACACATGA
- the lysE gene encoding L-lysine exporter, producing the protein MSSPVLLGFLTTMALIAAIGAQNAFVLRQGIRGEHVVPVIALCTVSDLILIAAGIAGVGALVTAHPDAMTVAKLGGAVFLIGYGALAARRAFRPAALNPSETSPARLAEVLLTCAALTWLNPHVYLDTVVLLGSIANEHRDQRWLFGAGAVMASALWFTGLGLGARRLAGLFATPLTWRILDAIIAVIMVTLGIWMAAS; encoded by the coding sequence ATGAGCTCGCCCGTCCTCCTCGGCTTCCTGACCACCATGGCGCTCATCGCCGCCATCGGCGCACAGAACGCGTTCGTGCTGCGTCAGGGCATCCGCGGCGAACATGTCGTCCCGGTGATCGCACTGTGCACGGTGTCGGATCTGATCCTCATCGCCGCCGGCATTGCCGGGGTCGGTGCGCTCGTCACCGCCCATCCCGACGCGATGACCGTCGCCAAGCTGGGCGGGGCCGTCTTCCTGATCGGCTACGGTGCGCTGGCTGCACGCCGCGCTTTCCGGCCCGCCGCGCTGAACCCCTCCGAGACGAGCCCGGCGCGGCTGGCCGAGGTGCTCCTCACCTGCGCCGCGCTGACGTGGCTGAACCCGCACGTCTACCTCGACACGGTGGTGCTTCTCGGCTCGATCGCGAACGAACACCGAGACCAGCGTTGGCTTTTCGGTGCAGGCGCGGTTATGGCCAGTGCGCTGTGGTTCACCGGACTGGGGCTGGGTGCCAGGCGGCTGGCCGGGTTGTTCGCCACCCCCCTGACGTGGCGCATCCTGGACGCCATCATCGCGGTCATCATGGTCACCCTGGGCATCTGGATGGCGGCGTCGTAG
- a CDS encoding PP2C family protein-serine/threonine phosphatase — protein MRAPLDPRLMPVPSTGALPGSQRLSLLLVEDDRADALLVEELITDAAIDIDFVWSQSIADAASKLSAARPDCVLLDLNLPDAQGIDALRRVGDLDSTIPIIVLTGLNDEHFGVSAVASGAQDYLVKGRVDPEMLRRAVLYAIERKRAELTAVDLHASRLRAQENARLERGLLPSPLLHDNPGVNIVTQSLPSRREALLGGDFYDVVQTPDRTVHVMIGDVAGHGPDEAALGVALRIGWRALTFAGLRGNDRMRQLDRILTTERPGRGTFATLLSVALEPDTGRFSAVRAGHPGLLVHGGGTVDWLEPAAGPALGLGATEWPVNLLQLDDGHGLLLLTDGLFEGHAGRGDERLGEGGLLDLARSVATLPGPDFVHALISQADARARPHGGLTDDIAVIRVERSAR, from the coding sequence ATGCGCGCGCCACTGGACCCACGGCTCATGCCGGTACCGTCAACCGGTGCCCTTCCCGGCTCACAGCGTTTGTCGTTGTTGCTGGTCGAGGACGACCGCGCCGACGCGCTGCTGGTGGAAGAGCTGATCACCGATGCCGCGATCGATATCGACTTCGTCTGGTCGCAGTCCATCGCCGACGCGGCGAGCAAACTCTCGGCAGCCCGGCCGGACTGCGTCCTCCTGGACCTCAACCTCCCGGACGCCCAGGGGATCGACGCGCTGCGACGCGTCGGCGACCTCGATTCGACGATCCCGATCATCGTGCTGACCGGACTCAACGACGAGCACTTCGGGGTGTCGGCGGTGGCCTCGGGCGCGCAAGATTACCTGGTCAAGGGACGTGTCGATCCGGAGATGCTGCGCCGGGCCGTGCTGTACGCCATCGAGCGCAAACGGGCCGAACTCACCGCCGTCGATCTGCATGCCAGCCGGCTGCGTGCTCAGGAGAACGCCCGGCTGGAACGCGGGCTGCTCCCGTCCCCCCTCCTGCACGACAACCCGGGCGTCAACATCGTCACGCAGTCGCTGCCGAGCAGGCGGGAGGCCCTGCTCGGCGGTGACTTCTACGATGTCGTGCAGACCCCCGACAGGACGGTGCACGTCATGATCGGTGACGTGGCCGGACACGGCCCCGACGAGGCCGCCCTCGGCGTGGCGCTGCGCATCGGCTGGCGGGCGCTGACGTTCGCCGGACTGCGCGGCAACGACCGTATGCGCCAGCTGGACCGGATCCTCACGACTGAACGCCCCGGCCGGGGCACCTTCGCCACGTTGCTCAGTGTGGCGCTGGAACCCGACACCGGCCGCTTCTCGGCGGTGCGGGCCGGCCATCCCGGCCTGCTGGTCCACGGCGGAGGCACCGTGGACTGGCTTGAGCCGGCCGCCGGCCCCGCCCTGGGCCTGGGGGCCACCGAGTGGCCGGTGAACCTGCTGCAGCTGGACGACGGGCACGGTCTGTTGTTGCTCACCGACGGGCTCTTCGAAGGGCACGCGGGACGGGGAGACGAACGTCTGGGTGAAGGCGGACTGCTCGATCTTGCCCGCTCCGTCGCCACGCTGCCCGGACCGGACTTCGTCCACGCCCTCATCAGTCAGGCTGATGCGCGCGCGCGGCCGCACGGCGGCCTCACCGACGATATCGCGGTGATCCGGGTAGAGCGGTCGGCGCGGTGA
- a CDS encoding methylated-DNA--[protein]-cysteine S-methyltransferase, whose translation MSAVDRELIRSLTRSVNPSLDHLAALQTRLSADAQRDGVLDIAYRIVDSPVGPLLVAATDRGLLRVAYASEGHDTVLQQLADKVSPRILPDHDRLDPTARELDEYFTGTRRTFDLPLDWRLSAGFRCTVLRRLPEIEYGHTASYATVAALAGNPKAVRAVGTACATNPLPVVLPCHRVVRSDGTMGGYLGGIEAKRVLLDLEAA comes from the coding sequence ATGAGCGCCGTCGACCGGGAACTCATCCGCAGCCTGACCCGAAGCGTGAACCCCAGCCTCGACCACCTGGCCGCGCTTCAGACACGGCTAAGCGCCGACGCGCAACGCGATGGCGTGCTCGACATCGCCTATCGCATCGTCGACAGCCCCGTCGGGCCGCTGCTGGTCGCGGCCACCGACCGGGGACTGCTCCGGGTCGCGTACGCCAGCGAGGGCCACGACACCGTCCTGCAGCAACTGGCCGACAAGGTCAGTCCGCGGATCCTGCCCGACCACGACCGGCTGGACCCCACCGCACGCGAACTCGACGAGTACTTCACCGGCACACGTCGCACCTTCGACCTGCCGCTGGACTGGCGGCTGTCCGCAGGATTCCGCTGCACCGTGCTGCGCCGGCTGCCCGAGATCGAGTACGGGCACACCGCCAGTTACGCAACCGTCGCTGCGCTCGCCGGCAACCCCAAGGCGGTCCGCGCCGTCGGCACCGCGTGCGCCACCAATCCCCTGCCGGTCGTCCTGCCGTGTCACCGCGTGGTCCGCAGCGACGGCACCATGGGCGGCTATCTCGGGGGTATCGAAGCCAAGCGAGTGCTCCTCGACCTCGAAGCCGCATGA
- a CDS encoding HemK2/MTQ2 family protein methyltransferase: MTVIADGPATPAATARSLDVGLDVYQPQEDSYLLIEAMAAVAPAEGMTVADLCTGSGVIALAAASAGAYSVSAFDRSPAAVECARLNALEAGVDIDVFEGAWTHAISTGPYDLVVCNPPYVPEPPQTCPVATPGPALAVNAGRDGRQVLDPLCAAAPALLRRHGTLLIVQSELADISRTVNTLTANGLRSSVVAQKRVPFGPVLRSRAGWLEETGLLPVGKRVETLAVIAAVKP, from the coding sequence ATGACCGTCATCGCCGATGGCCCCGCCACACCTGCCGCCACCGCGCGCTCACTCGATGTCGGTCTCGACGTCTACCAGCCGCAGGAAGACTCCTATCTGCTCATCGAAGCGATGGCGGCTGTCGCTCCTGCAGAGGGCATGACCGTGGCCGACCTGTGCACGGGCTCGGGAGTGATTGCGCTCGCCGCGGCGAGCGCCGGTGCGTACTCGGTCAGCGCGTTCGACCGTTCACCCGCTGCCGTCGAATGCGCCCGGCTCAATGCACTCGAAGCAGGTGTCGACATCGATGTCTTCGAGGGTGCGTGGACGCATGCGATCTCGACCGGTCCCTACGACCTCGTCGTGTGCAACCCGCCGTATGTACCCGAGCCACCGCAGACCTGTCCAGTCGCCACACCCGGGCCGGCATTGGCGGTCAACGCCGGCCGTGACGGCAGGCAGGTGCTGGACCCGCTGTGCGCCGCGGCACCGGCGTTGCTCCGCCGGCACGGCACCCTGCTCATCGTGCAGTCGGAACTGGCCGATATCTCGCGCACCGTCAACACGCTCACGGCCAACGGGCTACGCAGTTCGGTGGTCGCCCAGAAGCGTGTGCCGTTCGGACCGGTGCTGCGCAGCCGGGCCGGGTGGCTCGAAGAGACCGGTCTGCTGCCGGTGGGTAAACGCGTCGAGACGCTCGCCGTGATCGCTGCGGTCAAACCGTGA
- a CDS encoding aldehyde dehydrogenase family protein gives MSDTIAVFNPSTEEQIAEVPHADQATVDAAVARARETFESGVWRRLPAAHRAEVLFRAAEIIKRRTEELAEIEARDNGMNAIAAQQIIKVANEMLIYYAGWVGKIHGESANLVSDGLLGHFEEYHTFTQLEPVGVVGLIIPWNGPFFIAMLKVAPALAAGCSAVLKPAEETPLSALKLEEIFREAGLPDGVLNVITGHGETTGAALTAHPDVDKIAFTGSTEVGRLIVKASAGNLKRLTLELGGKSPLIMFDDANLDKAIMGAGMGLLAGSGQNCSCTSRIYVQRKIYHQVVEGLAAFAQMLPMGGYEDPTSVLGPLISEKQRTRVHDIVTEGVARGAEVITGGKPLDRRGYFYEATIIANTTPDMRLIKEEIFGPVGSVIPFDDEEEAIAAANDTHYGLAGAIWTENLSRAHRVANALRGGQIWVNSALAADPSMPICGHKQSGWGGERGKKGLEAYFNTKSVYIGLT, from the coding sequence GTGAGTGACACCATTGCGGTTTTCAATCCGTCAACCGAGGAACAGATCGCGGAAGTCCCTCATGCTGACCAGGCGACGGTCGACGCTGCGGTGGCCCGGGCCCGCGAAACCTTCGAGTCCGGGGTGTGGCGCAGGCTGCCCGCCGCGCACCGGGCCGAGGTGCTCTTCCGCGCCGCCGAGATCATCAAGCGGCGCACCGAGGAACTCGCCGAGATCGAGGCGCGCGATAACGGCATGAACGCGATAGCCGCACAGCAGATCATCAAGGTGGCCAACGAGATGTTGATCTACTACGCCGGCTGGGTGGGCAAGATCCACGGTGAGTCGGCCAACCTGGTCTCCGACGGGCTGCTCGGGCATTTCGAGGAGTACCACACCTTCACGCAGCTGGAGCCGGTCGGCGTCGTCGGTCTGATCATCCCGTGGAACGGCCCGTTCTTCATTGCCATGCTCAAGGTCGCGCCGGCGCTGGCGGCTGGATGCAGCGCGGTGCTCAAGCCCGCCGAGGAGACACCGCTGTCGGCGCTGAAGCTGGAAGAGATCTTCCGCGAGGCGGGACTACCCGATGGCGTTCTCAATGTCATCACCGGGCACGGCGAGACCACCGGCGCAGCACTCACCGCCCACCCCGACGTCGACAAGATCGCATTCACCGGGTCGACCGAAGTGGGGCGGCTCATCGTCAAGGCTTCCGCGGGCAACCTCAAGCGCCTGACGCTGGAGCTCGGCGGCAAGTCGCCCCTGATCATGTTCGACGACGCCAACCTGGACAAGGCGATCATGGGCGCCGGCATGGGCCTGCTCGCCGGGTCGGGACAGAACTGCTCCTGCACGTCACGCATCTACGTCCAGCGCAAGATCTACCATCAGGTCGTCGAAGGTCTGGCCGCGTTCGCGCAGATGCTACCGATGGGCGGGTACGAGGACCCCACGTCTGTTCTCGGGCCGCTGATCAGCGAGAAGCAGCGCACACGAGTACATGACATCGTCACCGAAGGGGTAGCCCGCGGCGCCGAGGTGATCACCGGGGGCAAGCCGCTTGACCGCCGCGGCTACTTCTACGAGGCGACGATCATCGCCAACACCACACCCGATATGCGACTCATCAAAGAGGAGATCTTCGGCCCGGTCGGGTCGGTGATCCCGTTCGACGACGAGGAGGAGGCGATCGCCGCCGCCAACGACACCCACTACGGGCTGGCCGGAGCCATCTGGACCGAGAACCTCAGTCGAGCCCACCGCGTGGCGAATGCGCTTCGTGGCGGCCAGATCTGGGTGAACTCCGCACTTGCCGCGGACCCGTCCATGCCGATCTGCGGTCACAAGCAGTCCGGCTGGGGCGGGGAGCGCGGCAAGAAGGGGCTGGAGGCCTACTTCAACACCAAATCGGTGTACATCGGTCTGACCTGA
- a CDS encoding response regulator — MSAPESRAIDILLVEDDPGDELITREAFEHNKIKNTLHVARDGEEGLDFLYRRGVYGDAPRPDLILLDLNLPKYDGRQLLEKVKSDADLCHIPVVVLTTSSAEEDILRSYKLHANAYVTKPVDLDQFMNAVRQIDEFFVQVVRLPQR; from the coding sequence ATGAGCGCGCCCGAGAGCAGAGCAATCGACATTCTGCTGGTCGAAGACGACCCGGGAGACGAGCTGATCACCCGGGAAGCCTTTGAGCACAACAAGATCAAGAACACCTTGCACGTCGCGCGCGACGGTGAGGAGGGCCTGGACTTCCTCTACCGGCGCGGTGTGTACGGCGACGCCCCGCGGCCGGATCTGATCCTGCTCGACCTCAACCTGCCCAAGTACGACGGACGCCAACTGCTGGAGAAGGTGAAGTCGGACGCCGATCTCTGCCATATCCCGGTTGTCGTGCTCACCACGTCGTCGGCGGAGGAGGACATCCTGCGCAGCTATAAGCTGCACGCCAATGCCTATGTCACCAAACCTGTTGATCTCGATCAGTTCATGAATGCGGTTCGGCAGATCGACGAGTTCTTCGTTCAGGTGGTCCGGCTGCCGCAGCGGTGA